A section of the Pseudomonas lini genome encodes:
- a CDS encoding patatin-like phospholipase family protein: MKKRVALVLGSGGARGYAHIGVIEEIERRGYDIACIAGCSMGAVVGGIYAAGKLKDYRDWIESLDYLDVLRLVDVSFRLGAIRGEKVFGQIRKIVGEINIEDLRIPYTAVATDLTNQQEIWFQEGCLHQAMRASAAIPSLFTPVMQGNRMLVDGGILNPLPIVPVVSSHCDLIIAVNLNSTNQRHYQLPVIQRPAAFKTRFDSLINSLGSKMPFRRKQAEQLLLLEKEALMAEAAEINPWIESAAPEGQQPAAAPESNGAPKSATGSFIIDNVGPASLLDLINQSFEVMQTSLAQYKIAGYPPDILINVPKRVCRFFEFYKAPELIALGREIARDTLDRYENERDS, encoded by the coding sequence ATGAAAAAGCGTGTCGCACTGGTGTTGGGCTCGGGTGGCGCCCGGGGCTACGCCCATATCGGCGTCATTGAAGAGATCGAACGGCGCGGCTACGACATCGCCTGCATCGCCGGTTGCTCCATGGGCGCGGTGGTCGGCGGGATCTATGCCGCCGGTAAACTCAAGGATTATCGCGACTGGATCGAGAGCCTGGATTACCTCGACGTCTTGCGTCTGGTGGACGTCAGTTTTCGTCTGGGCGCGATTCGCGGGGAAAAGGTCTTCGGGCAGATCCGCAAGATTGTCGGCGAAATCAACATCGAAGACTTGCGCATCCCCTACACGGCCGTGGCCACGGACCTGACCAACCAGCAGGAAATCTGGTTCCAGGAAGGCTGCCTGCACCAAGCCATGCGTGCCTCGGCAGCGATCCCCAGCCTGTTCACGCCGGTGATGCAGGGCAATCGAATGCTGGTGGACGGCGGTATCCTCAACCCTTTGCCGATCGTGCCGGTGGTGTCGAGCCATTGCGACCTGATCATCGCGGTCAACCTCAACTCCACCAACCAGCGTCACTATCAACTGCCGGTGATCCAGCGCCCTGCCGCATTCAAGACCCGCTTCGACAGCCTGATTAACTCGCTAGGCTCGAAAATGCCCTTCCGCCGTAAACAGGCGGAACAATTGCTGCTGCTGGAAAAGGAAGCGTTGATGGCAGAAGCGGCCGAGATTAATCCGTGGATCGAGTCCGCCGCGCCGGAAGGCCAACAACCGGCGGCGGCCCCGGAAAGCAACGGCGCACCGAAATCCGCCACCGGGTCGTTCATCATCGACAACGTCGGGCCGGCGTCCTTGCTGGACCTGATCAACCAGAGTTTCGAGGTGATGCAGACGTCATTGGCGCAGTACAAGATTGCCGGGTATCCGCCGGATATCCTGATCAACGTGCCTAAGCGGGTGTGTCGGTTTTTCGAATTCTACAAAGCGCCGGAGTTGATCGCGCTGGGGCGTGAGATTGCGCGGGATACGCTGGATCGGTATGAGAATGAACGGGACTCTTGA
- a CDS encoding methyl-accepting chemotaxis protein: MGAWLSNISLKYKFWAVNAVAFVTTLLLVLYAVQLEQQARSHAAQASTQAQARLLNAWPVGQPLPKAENLLTFNRGQAPLLNGQPLLELTDTNGWVEINTMPLFGENPLMGAEVFTRPDGQQIAVIAYGPSLSQVFGERFTHYAVAVFILMLAMLGASQLLIRFLLSQLNTLKDVMLHVEKTGDLSARVPLACKDEVGQMANAFNAMQAGYQRVVNTVASTARQLDVGAARLASSMNEVRHGMLGQQSETDQAATAINEMTATVHHIAQHAGATRDLSQTADTLAGSGQEVVTRVQKSIGGLSTGVQQTAEMIQRLAEDSQKINGVVSVIHSIAEQTNLLALNAAIEAARAGEMGRGFAVVADEVRNLAKRVQASTDEITTMVSALQAGTRDAVDFMQESSLKADDCMQQAQEASVALAEITTAVAQMRESNTQIAVAAEQQSHVAEEMNRAVVSIRDVTENTVQQTVNSAITSNELAMLAGELNKAIGQLKL, encoded by the coding sequence ATGGGTGCCTGGCTTAGCAACATCTCGCTGAAATACAAATTCTGGGCGGTCAACGCCGTCGCCTTCGTCACCACCCTGTTGCTGGTGCTATACGCTGTGCAGCTTGAACAACAGGCCCGCAGCCACGCCGCCCAGGCGTCGACCCAAGCCCAGGCGCGGTTGCTCAATGCCTGGCCTGTCGGGCAGCCGCTGCCCAAGGCCGAGAACCTGCTGACCTTCAATCGCGGGCAGGCACCGTTGCTGAATGGGCAACCGCTGCTGGAGCTGACCGATACCAACGGTTGGGTCGAAATCAACACCATGCCGCTGTTCGGTGAAAACCCGTTGATGGGCGCCGAGGTATTCACTCGCCCTGACGGTCAACAGATCGCGGTGATTGCTTATGGCCCGAGCCTGAGTCAAGTGTTCGGCGAACGCTTCACCCACTACGCGGTAGCGGTGTTCATCCTGATGCTGGCGATGCTCGGTGCGTCGCAACTGTTGATCCGCTTCCTCCTCAGCCAACTCAACACGTTGAAAGACGTGATGCTCCACGTCGAGAAAACCGGTGACCTGTCGGCCCGTGTGCCGCTGGCCTGCAAGGATGAAGTCGGGCAGATGGCCAACGCCTTCAACGCTATGCAGGCCGGTTACCAGCGGGTGGTCAACACTGTCGCCAGCACTGCCCGGCAACTGGATGTCGGCGCCGCGCGGCTGGCCTCGAGCATGAACGAGGTGCGTCACGGCATGCTCGGGCAGCAAAGCGAAACCGATCAGGCCGCCACGGCGATCAACGAAATGACTGCCACGGTCCATCACATCGCCCAACACGCCGGCGCCACTCGCGACCTTTCGCAAACCGCCGACACCTTGGCCGGCAGTGGCCAGGAAGTGGTCACTCGGGTGCAGAAGTCGATTGGCGGATTGTCCACTGGCGTGCAACAAACGGCCGAGATGATTCAGCGTCTGGCCGAGGACAGCCAGAAGATCAATGGCGTGGTCAGCGTGATCCACAGCATCGCCGAACAGACCAACCTGCTGGCCCTTAACGCCGCCATCGAAGCAGCCCGGGCCGGTGAGATGGGTCGTGGGTTTGCAGTGGTCGCCGATGAAGTGCGTAACCTGGCCAAACGCGTCCAGGCGTCCACCGACGAGATCACCACCATGGTTTCAGCGCTGCAGGCCGGCACTCGGGACGCTGTGGACTTCATGCAGGAGAGCTCGCTCAAGGCGGACGACTGCATGCAGCAGGCTCAGGAAGCCAGCGTGGCCCTGGCCGAAATCACCACTGCGGTGGCGCAAATGCGTGAAAGCAATACGCAGATCGCGGTGGCAGCCGAACAGCAGAGCCATGTGGCGGAAGAAATGAATCGAGCGGTGGTGAGCATTCGCGACGTGACCGAAAACACCGTGCAGCAGACCGTGAATTCGGCGATCACCAGCAATGAGTTGGCGATGTTGGCGGGGGAATTGAACAAGGCCATCGGGCAGCTGAAACTGTGA
- a CDS encoding CHAD domain-containing protein — protein MVDRLVAHILGLDVRLLACQARLSARTDSEALHDLRTTVRRLRSLLRPLRGLPGVEQLEAAASRVGDLTTPLRDREVLAAYLLQHDQPEAAHRRMARMDEAYPIVAASPEVAQMLMILDAFPRFLRASQRQGLLKGLRKRIEKRLGKQWKKLDQALHDPAHDRHRLRLLIKRVRYGIEAYPELDRLPEAALPRLKSAQSALGDWHDSWQWLDRAKEEPDLQPCVAVWKTTLAKAEENADRVLDKLSAACFKS, from the coding sequence ATGGTTGATCGGTTGGTGGCTCATATTTTGGGCCTGGACGTGCGCCTGCTCGCCTGTCAGGCACGCTTGAGTGCCCGCACCGATTCTGAAGCGCTGCACGATCTACGCACCACCGTGCGCCGTTTGCGCAGCCTGCTGCGGCCCTTGCGCGGTTTGCCTGGGGTCGAGCAACTGGAAGCGGCGGCATCCCGGGTCGGTGACCTGACCACACCGTTGCGCGATCGCGAAGTGCTGGCGGCGTACCTGCTCCAGCACGATCAACCTGAGGCTGCACACCGGCGGATGGCGCGCATGGACGAGGCTTATCCCATCGTGGCGGCGAGCCCGGAAGTGGCGCAGATGCTGATGATCCTCGACGCCTTTCCGCGTTTCCTGCGGGCTTCCCAGCGTCAGGGCTTGCTCAAGGGCTTGCGCAAGCGCATCGAAAAACGCTTGGGCAAACAATGGAAGAAACTCGACCAGGCCCTGCATGATCCCGCCCATGACCGCCATCGCCTGCGCCTGCTGATCAAACGCGTGCGCTATGGCATCGAAGCCTACCCCGAACTGGATCGTTTGCCGGAAGCGGCCCTGCCCAGATTGAAGTCGGCACAGTCCGCCCTGGGTGATTGGCACGACAGCTGGCAGTGGCTGGACCGCGCCAAAGAAGAGCCCGATTTGCAGCCGTGTGTCGCGGTCTGGAAAACCACCTTGGCCAAGGCCGAAGAAAACGCCGACCGCGTCCTCGACAAACTCAGCGCCGCCTGCTTCAAATCCTGA
- a CDS encoding transglycosylase SLT domain-containing protein: MIRPSVLLLLCCSLLLPMPAVARLAGPLQAVPAAKVRDLAEIRSSRVLRVLVNQSRNSSGEVQGQAIGVEYHRLRAFEQYLNGHARDGQEITLKIIPKAKDQLLGALQRGEGDLVAPGELLDPQSGLAVSTSQPIASDVPLLLVGIKGERRYTRLEQLSGKTLALPTGSAAGDAVSQINQKLALHKLPAVKIEWVDPSLAVEDVLEMVQGGIFHLTIVEQPIAERWGKILPKLRFDRQVLISEPGEEYWFVRRDASMLRSSIDRFLTTYKKPSDQDAAFLRIYRRLYQVHYPLAKADRQRLEKLRPVLQKHAEAQGMDWLNLAALAFKESALQPNARSGSGPTGLMQITPSAAQRVGVNNIQNLDANVQAGAKYLAMIRRKFFASPKLNERERMAFVLAAYNMGPERVQGMRAEARRRGLNPNQWFFQVERIAMEQVGMGAVSYVNSVNKYYLAFDRERESLEPQGQKVVSRK, from the coding sequence ATGATTCGTCCCTCGGTTTTGTTACTGCTGTGTTGTTCGTTGCTGCTGCCAATGCCGGCGGTTGCACGTCTTGCCGGGCCGTTGCAAGCCGTGCCGGCGGCCAAGGTCCGCGACCTGGCAGAGATTCGCAGCAGCCGCGTGTTGCGGGTGTTGGTCAACCAGAGCCGCAATAGCTCCGGCGAAGTTCAGGGCCAGGCCATCGGCGTCGAATACCACCGCCTGCGCGCTTTCGAACAATACCTCAACGGCCATGCCCGTGACGGCCAGGAAATCACCCTCAAGATCATTCCCAAAGCCAAGGATCAACTGCTCGGCGCGTTGCAGCGCGGGGAGGGTGATCTGGTTGCGCCAGGGGAATTACTCGATCCGCAATCGGGCCTCGCGGTCAGCACCAGTCAACCGATTGCCAGCGATGTGCCGTTGCTGCTGGTGGGGATCAAAGGCGAACGACGTTACACCCGTCTCGAACAACTCTCAGGCAAAACCCTGGCATTGCCCACCGGCAGTGCCGCCGGGGATGCGGTCAGTCAGATCAATCAGAAGCTCGCGCTGCACAAATTGCCTGCGGTGAAGATCGAGTGGGTCGATCCAAGCCTGGCAGTCGAGGACGTGCTGGAAATGGTCCAGGGCGGGATCTTTCATCTGACGATTGTCGAGCAACCGATTGCCGAACGCTGGGGCAAGATCCTGCCAAAATTGCGCTTCGATCGTCAGGTCCTTATCAGCGAGCCAGGAGAGGAATACTGGTTCGTGCGCCGCGACGCCTCGATGCTGCGTTCGAGCATCGATCGCTTCCTGACTACCTACAAGAAGCCGTCGGACCAGGATGCGGCGTTTTTGCGGATCTATCGACGCCTGTATCAAGTGCACTATCCCTTGGCCAAGGCCGATCGGCAGCGTCTGGAAAAACTTCGTCCGGTGTTGCAGAAACACGCTGAAGCTCAAGGCATGGACTGGCTGAATCTGGCGGCGCTGGCCTTCAAGGAGTCGGCGCTGCAACCCAACGCCAGAAGCGGTAGCGGCCCCACCGGCCTGATGCAAATTACCCCGTCCGCCGCCCAACGGGTTGGCGTGAATAATATTCAAAACCTCGACGCCAATGTGCAGGCTGGCGCCAAGTACCTGGCGATGATTCGCCGCAAGTTTTTTGCCAGCCCCAAACTCAATGAGCGCGAGCGCATGGCGTTTGTGCTGGCGGCCTACAACATGGGACCGGAGCGGGTTCAAGGCATGCGCGCCGAAGCCCGACGACGCGGCTTGAATCCTAATCAGTGGTTTTTCCAGGTCGAACGCATTGCCATGGAGCAGGTTGGAATGGGGGCTGTCAGCTATGTTAATAGCGTGAACAAGTATTATTTGGCGTTCGATCGGGAGCGGGAGTCGTTGGAGCCTCAGGGGCAAAAAGTGGTCTCACGGAAATGA
- a CDS encoding TatD family hydrolase, whose protein sequence is MQLIDIGVNLTNPSFADKHQAVLDRAYAAGVCQLVLTGTSVEGSEQALELCQQLDESAQRLYATAGIHPHSASDWNADSAQRLRSLLKEPNVVAVGECGLDFNRDFSPRPQQEKVLEEHLAMAVELQLPVFLHERDASQRLLEILRDFRDQLPAAVVHCFTGEKKALFSYLDLDLHIGITGWICDERRGTHLHPLVKEIKRGRLMLESDAPYLLPRSLRPKPKNGRNEPAYLTEVLREVALHRGETVEDLAAHSTACARAFFSLPAIPQ, encoded by the coding sequence ATGCAACTCATCGATATCGGCGTCAACCTGACCAACCCCAGTTTCGCCGACAAACACCAGGCTGTACTCGACCGTGCCTATGCTGCCGGGGTCTGCCAACTGGTGCTCACCGGGACCAGCGTCGAAGGCAGTGAACAGGCTCTGGAGCTGTGCCAGCAACTGGACGAAAGCGCTCAGCGGCTGTACGCCACGGCCGGTATTCACCCGCACTCGGCCAGCGACTGGAACGCCGACAGTGCTCAGCGTCTGCGCAGTTTGCTCAAGGAGCCGAATGTGGTGGCCGTGGGTGAATGCGGCCTCGATTTCAATCGTGATTTCTCACCCCGCCCGCAACAGGAAAAAGTCCTCGAAGAACATCTGGCGATGGCGGTCGAACTGCAATTGCCGGTGTTCCTGCATGAGCGCGATGCCAGCCAACGATTACTGGAGATCCTGCGTGACTTTCGTGACCAGTTACCGGCCGCCGTGGTGCACTGCTTCACCGGTGAAAAAAAGGCGTTGTTTAGCTACCTCGATCTGGATTTGCACATCGGCATCACTGGCTGGATCTGCGATGAACGCCGGGGCACGCACCTGCATCCGTTGGTCAAAGAGATCAAACGCGGGCGCTTGATGCTGGAGAGCGATGCGCCGTATCTGCTGCCCCGCAGTCTGCGCCCCAAGCCGAAGAATGGTCGCAACGAGCCGGCGTATCTGACTGAAGTGTTGCGTGAGGTGGCGTTGCATCGTGGGGAGACAGTGGAAGATTTGGCTGCTCACAGCACGGCCTGCGCGCGGGCGTTCTTCAGTCTGCCCGCAATCCCCCAATAA
- a CDS encoding acyl-CoA thioesterase, translating into MHFSDLLDAVRSQPQELSIPAEWGQGRASFGGLIAALQYEAMRAKVPADRPVRSLAITFVGPVEPDVPVSFEVDVLREGKAVSQVLGRAMQKGQVVTLVQGSFGASRPSEVAVTANAAPEMKHWDDCQEMPYIKGVTPEFMRHLAMRWSIGGLPFTGNTSREMGGWVRLRGEGKDEVVSEAHILALVDAWPPSLLSHLKKPAAGSTLTWTIEFVQPLLALSTLDWCKYLVEIEYAADGYGHAAAKLWSEDGQLIAMSRQTVTIFA; encoded by the coding sequence ATGCACTTTTCCGATCTGCTTGACGCTGTCCGCAGTCAGCCGCAGGAGTTGTCCATTCCGGCCGAATGGGGCCAGGGGCGGGCGAGTTTTGGTGGGTTGATAGCCGCCTTGCAATACGAAGCCATGCGCGCAAAAGTCCCGGCGGATCGTCCAGTGCGTTCGCTGGCAATCACCTTTGTCGGCCCGGTCGAGCCTGATGTGCCGGTCAGTTTTGAAGTCGATGTGCTGCGCGAAGGCAAAGCCGTCAGCCAGGTACTGGGCCGGGCAATGCAGAAGGGGCAAGTGGTGACGTTGGTCCAGGGCAGCTTCGGTGCCTCGCGACCTTCCGAAGTGGCGGTCACCGCCAACGCTGCGCCCGAGATGAAGCACTGGGACGACTGCCAGGAAATGCCCTATATCAAAGGGGTGACCCCGGAATTCATGCGTCACTTGGCAATGCGCTGGAGCATCGGCGGCCTGCCGTTCACCGGCAACACATCCCGTGAGATGGGAGGTTGGGTGCGCTTGCGTGGAGAAGGGAAGGACGAGGTGGTCAGCGAGGCGCATATTCTGGCGCTGGTCGACGCCTGGCCGCCGTCCTTGTTGTCGCATCTGAAGAAACCGGCGGCAGGCAGCACGCTGACCTGGACCATCGAATTCGTCCAGCCGTTGCTCGCGTTGAGCACGCTCGACTGGTGCAAGTACCTGGTGGAAATCGAGTATGCCGCTGACGGCTACGGGCACGCCGCCGCAAAACTGTGGAGTGAAGACGGTCAGTTGATCGCCATGAGCCGGCAGACTGTAACGATTTTCGCCTGA
- the greB gene encoding transcription elongation factor GreB translates to MSRYRPPRTAGTALITPEGEARMRAEFHELWHVRRPQVTQSVSEAAAQGDRSENAEYTYGKKMLREIDSRVRFLTKRLEALKVVSEKPSDPNKVYFGAWVTIEDEDGKESRYRIVGPDELDLKLGLISIDSPLARALIGKALDAEVRVQTPTGEQCVYIVAIDYP, encoded by the coding sequence ATGAGCCGTTATCGCCCTCCCCGCACCGCTGGCACCGCGCTGATCACCCCCGAAGGTGAAGCGCGGATGCGGGCCGAGTTTCATGAGCTCTGGCATGTGCGCCGACCGCAAGTGACGCAATCAGTCAGCGAGGCGGCGGCACAGGGCGATCGCTCGGAAAACGCCGAGTACACCTACGGCAAAAAGATGCTGCGCGAGATCGACAGTCGCGTGCGCTTTCTCACCAAACGCCTGGAAGCGCTCAAGGTGGTCAGTGAGAAACCCAGCGATCCGAACAAGGTTTATTTTGGCGCGTGGGTCACGATTGAAGATGAAGACGGCAAAGAGTCACGCTATCGCATCGTCGGGCCGGATGAGCTTGATCTGAAACTAGGCCTGATCAGCATCGACTCACCGTTGGCGCGCGCCCTGATCGGCAAGGCGCTGGACGCTGAAGTGCGAGTTCAGACACCGACCGGTGAACAATGCGTGTATATCGTGGCGATTGACTACCCCTGA
- a CDS encoding class I SAM-dependent methyltransferase: MNALSPVVRPAPITAHLSQRNPKILLGGKHQPTLLRYLDGWPRRTGGPAAFLIQFVDDGESLARFANDSFDLAVILAPNAEDAPQVIRQLTRVARQGLITRR; the protein is encoded by the coding sequence ATGAATGCATTAAGCCCCGTTGTACGCCCCGCGCCGATCACGGCACACCTCTCCCAGCGCAATCCAAAAATCCTGCTTGGCGGTAAACATCAGCCGACGCTTCTGCGTTACCTCGATGGCTGGCCACGTCGTACCGGCGGGCCTGCTGCCTTCCTGATTCAATTTGTCGACGACGGCGAGTCACTGGCACGGTTTGCCAACGACAGTTTTGATCTGGCGGTGATTCTGGCACCCAACGCCGAGGATGCGCCGCAAGTGATCAGGCAGCTGACTCGCGTGGCTCGCCAAGGGCTGATTACCCGTCGCTGA
- a CDS encoding response regulator, producing MSQTATILVIDDEPQIRKFLRISLTSQGYKVLEAGTGTEGLAQAALNKPDLLVLDLGLPDMDGQQVLREFREWSTVPVLVLSVRASEGQKVQALDGGANDYVTKPFGIQEFLARVRALLRQAPTGEAQEAALSFGPLTVDLAYRRVLLDGTEVALTRKEYAVLAQLARHPGRVITQQQLLKDIWGPTHTEDSHYLRIVVGHLRQKLADDPTQPRFIVTEAGVGYRLLSEDSL from the coding sequence ATGAGCCAGACCGCGACCATTTTGGTCATCGATGATGAACCGCAGATCCGCAAATTCCTGCGCATCAGCCTCACCTCCCAAGGCTACAAAGTGCTGGAGGCCGGCACCGGCACGGAAGGCCTGGCCCAGGCCGCATTGAACAAACCCGACCTGCTGGTGCTCGACCTCGGCCTCCCGGACATGGATGGTCAGCAGGTGCTGCGTGAGTTTCGCGAGTGGTCGACAGTGCCGGTATTGGTGCTCTCGGTGCGCGCCAGCGAAGGGCAGAAAGTCCAAGCCCTGGATGGTGGTGCCAATGACTATGTGACCAAGCCGTTCGGCATCCAGGAATTTCTCGCCCGAGTGCGCGCGTTGCTGCGTCAGGCGCCGACCGGTGAAGCGCAGGAAGCGGCGCTCAGTTTCGGTCCGCTCACCGTGGACCTGGCGTATCGTCGGGTGCTGTTGGACGGCACCGAAGTGGCGCTGACGCGCAAGGAATATGCGGTACTGGCGCAACTGGCGCGGCATCCGGGGCGGGTCATCACCCAGCAGCAATTGCTCAAGGACATTTGGGGGCCGACCCATACCGAGGACAGCCATTATCTGCGGATTGTGGTGGGGCATCTGCGGCAGAAACTGGCGGATGATCCGACTCAACCACGGTTTATCGTCACCGAGGCGGGGGTTGGGTATCGGTTGTTGAGTGAGGACAGCCTTTAG
- a CDS encoding DoxX family protein has translation MSTLINKVLFTRAGYGLTILRIFVGIIFAAHGSQKLFGAFGGYGIAGTAQYMESIGLAPGHLMAILAGGTEFFGGLALIIGLLARPAALGLTFLSLVAIFTVHISNGLFMANNGYEFALALLGGSLAVLIEGAGKLSVDRAITT, from the coding sequence ATGAGCACTCTGATCAACAAGGTACTGTTCACTCGCGCGGGCTACGGTCTGACGATTCTGCGCATTTTCGTCGGCATCATCTTCGCGGCCCATGGCTCACAGAAACTCTTCGGTGCATTCGGCGGCTACGGCATCGCCGGCACCGCGCAGTACATGGAAAGCATCGGGCTGGCACCCGGTCACCTGATGGCGATCCTGGCGGGTGGTACTGAGTTTTTCGGCGGTCTGGCGCTGATCATCGGCCTGCTGGCACGCCCGGCAGCGCTGGGGCTGACCTTCCTCTCGCTGGTGGCTATTTTCACGGTACACATCAGCAACGGTCTGTTCATGGCTAATAACGGTTATGAGTTCGCCCTGGCTTTGCTCGGTGGCAGCCTCGCAGTGTTGATCGAAGGTGCAGGCAAGCTGTCGGTCGACCGCGCCATCACCACCTGA
- a CDS encoding terminase: MGKRHPNLPAWQWRMYPHNHQHPTNLVLHLIAVPLFIVAFLLMVSGVFSLDLASIAIGIIGLLAALGLQRQGHRLEAQASEPFSDRKDAVSRLLVEQFLTFPRFFFSGGWWRAWRERHRRRH; encoded by the coding sequence ATGGGCAAACGTCATCCCAACCTTCCCGCCTGGCAATGGCGAATGTACCCGCACAATCACCAGCACCCGACCAATCTGGTGTTGCACCTGATTGCCGTGCCGCTGTTCATCGTGGCGTTTTTACTGATGGTCTCGGGGGTGTTCAGCCTGGATCTGGCGAGCATCGCGATCGGTATCATCGGCCTGCTCGCCGCCCTTGGCTTGCAGCGTCAAGGTCACCGCCTGGAGGCGCAAGCATCCGAGCCGTTCAGTGATCGCAAAGATGCGGTATCACGCTTGCTGGTCGAACAGTTCCTGACCTTCCCACGGTTTTTCTTCAGTGGCGGCTGGTGGCGCGCCTGGCGTGAACGCCACCGTCGTCGTCACTGA